ATATGAAGTGGGGGCGGGGTAGAATAggtgaaatttttgtaaaaaaacataaattgccattgttttgtatttttttgtttttgtctaagAACGACAAATAAAACGGGTTCTTGAATTTAACAACAGATTCACAATAAATCTGTTTTATGTTCAATATACAAAAGATCAAATGTATAGAGATTTTTATATTCGTGTTTTTTGGGGAGTGTTGGGAAAAAGTtggattgtttttgtttttatttatttatgtgaaGCCAATTTACCAAAATTCCATATTCTAGAATTCGGACCCAGTTGTGACCGATAGGGATAACCTTCATATTTATCTATGCCTATAAGAAAggaattaatttgtttttgttgttgtggttaatgttatttcttttgttgtatGTTTTAAGGCatagaacacacacacacacacatacatatatacaaacacTCATATGACATTTAAATAAGCATATAatttagaaaattattttttttttgttttaaagaaatttaatttaaatattaacaATTTATGTTAAAATTGCATTAATTGTCCATATAAACTTTTTCGATCTCAATTAAAGactaaaaaaaaatgagaagaaTTTAAAACACTCTTGCATGCGTTATTAGAAGCATTTATTTTTGGAGGATAATTtcgaataaatattttaattatccGCTAATTCCCAACGCTTTTTTCGCGTTATATCTCAGACTTGTTAGAGGTTAACATTAAACAATTATCTTTATTTTaataactaacaagtaaaagcgtgctaagttcggccaggccgattcttataaacccttcaccattgatcgcatttgtctttggccgatatctctttattggcaaacaaaagataatggataagaattgttacgctatttgagctataccaagttatgcaccgattggggcaatacttggtttggctgttgaaaccatagtggaattcattgtgcaaaatttcagccaaatcgtttaataattgcgccatctagcggctctagaagtgaaagtacgaaatcggtttataagggagctatatcaggtaacaaaccgatttgggccatactgggcacagttgttagaagtcaaaataaacacatggtgcaaattttcagccgaatcagataaaaattgcgccatccagcggctcaagaaatcaatatccgagatcggtttatatggaagctatattaggtaatgaaccgatttgggccatacttggcacagttgtcactagtgaaaccaaaaaaaaaaaataataattgcaccctctatcggctcaaaaattcaagatagaaaatttgtcgctcagacaaagtttctatagaaaatttgtcgctcagacaaagtttctatagaaaatttgtcgctcagacaaagtttctatagaaaatttgtcgctcagacaaagtttctatagaaaatttgtcgctcagacaaagtttctatagaaaatttgtcgctcagacaaagtttctatagaaaatttgtcgctcagacaaagtttctatagaaaatttgtcgctcagacaaagtttctatagaaaatttgtcgctcagacaaagtttctatagaaaatttgtcgctcagacaaagtttctatagaaaatttgtcgctcagacaaagtttctatagaaaatttgtcgctcagacaaagtttctatagaaaatttgtcgctcagacaaagtttctatagaaaatttgtcgctcagacaaagtttctatagaaaatttgtcgctcagacaaagtttctatagaaaatttgtcgctcagagttctataaaaaatttgtcgcttagacaaattttctatagaaaatttgtcgctcagacaaagtttctatagaaaaaatttctatagaaaatttgtcgcttagacaaagtttctatagaaaatttgtcgctcataCAAAGtttctagagaaaatttgtcgctcatacaaagtttctatagaaaatttgtcgctcatacaaagtttctatagaaaatttgtcgctcatacaaagtttctatagaaaatttgtcgctcatacaaagtttctatagaaaatttgtcgcagagacaaagtttctatagaaaatttgtcgcagagacaaagtttctatagaaaatttgtcgcagagacaaagtttctatagaaaatttgtcgcagagacaaagtttctatagaaaatttgtcgcagagacaaagtttctatagaaaatttgtcgcagagacaaagtttctatagaaaatttgtcgcagagacaaagtttctatagaaaatttgtcgctcagacaaagtttctatagaaaatttgtcgcagagACAAAGTTTCTCTTGAAAATTTGTCATTGAGACTATTTAACCTTTGTCCCCGAGACAATGTCCTTGTTGATAAGTAAACCTGACCTGACCCTGACTTTTGTGACCAAATTTTGTTATAGTATGAAAACATTTATTTGatgaaatccttattcgaaATTATCCTCTGTTTTAAAAGATTTTGCTTAGTTTAGACAAAGCTTGGGTTATCATAAAATATCAAAACCGAACAAACACTTAAGGCAAATcatatcaaaatttttcaacttaCCCGGTGTAGGTGTTAGATGACCTGTCGAAGATGGTCTTGAACCAGCCATGACCAAATGCTGTTGACTATGATTTAACACACTTAAATTGGTCGCCTGATCATTGGCCGAGCCATTGGAGGTGGAGGAAGAATTTGAAGCACCGCCACTTAATACTCCGCCACCACCGGCGCCACCAGGACTAGAACCGGCTATGACTCCCACCGCACTACTGACACTCAAACCGCCGGCATTTAAGGACAAAGAATTATTCAAATTATTGGCATTTAAACTGGAGTGACTAGTTGAACCACCATTGCCACCACTACTGGCTCCTCCGCCGCCTCCACTGGTGCTATTTGAAGAGCCTAAATTGGAGCCATTACTATGCTGATGGCCACCGGAGAGATCACGGGGTGGAGATTGTGGCTCGGACTTTACTTTGATGCTTACTGGTGATGTGGCGGGAGGAGGTGTACTATTTGAAACACTTAAATGGGAGAGGCTAAAATGGATGAAAAAAAGAGAATtgttaatcaaaaaaaaaggttaaaactgTGACAGTTCGGCTTACTCACCCCGTTTGATGTACCAAACCCTGATGAGTACTCCATGTGGGTAAACTCATCACATCGGAGGTGCTCATGGAAAAATCTTGCGGTACAAACGGATAACCCTGTAACGCTGGTATGGGTGTCTGTAATGTCATAACGGGAGTATTTAAAGTTGTTTGATTGTGAcgctataaaattttataaatgttcaaaaaaaaacaaaaaattatttcaattcaGCGGGAAATGGTGTAAAAGCCAAAAAAGCACAGCACAGCATAGTGCTGCGCTGCTGCTATCGACTTACATCGGTGTAGGCTAATTCATCGGCGGTGGACATGTTTTGAGCAATAGTGGGTGCCGGTATGACCACCCGCAAATTGGAAGCTCGGCCATTTTGACTGCCTGGCGAATGTTGTTTATGCGATAATTGATGAGCTGCAGAGCATCCATGAAAAATTTgagagaaaatgtttttttcaaaaattaatgaaattgttTATAATTCATTTATATTGCTATAGACTAACTGTAAGTGGTTTAGTTTGGGTATGTGGGGTAGTAGGAGGAGTGGTATGAGCTTATAAATATTTCATTATTAaagattaaatttgtttttaaatgtcATAGAGCATGCAGTTATTGTTACTTATGCAAAAGTAATAAATTACCaataatacaataaataaataaaatgttagtGTTGGTGATATTGaacattataaaatttttatatactttAGTTTAACTATTTCGTGGAGGCCAATGTATTTATCGTAGCTCATAAGCATTAGAGAATATTAAAATTCTATTCAAAATAAATctgcaaatttcagtcaaatgggaccATTGTCAGGCTTCAGCTTTTCCGCCATTATCACCGTCACCGTCTGTGTGCGACAGAAGTTTATTCTCATAAAATTCTTAAGACGTTATCATAAAGTTTCTTCACGCATTCAGGCGCAGTTGAGAAACACTGGCCATACTCTTACTCATGTTACTGAACACTTGTGGTATAGACGATTCATTCATAGATACCTCCTTTGGAGAAAAGAAACTTCGGAGTTCCCTGCTTTTGCCGCTAGCGCACAACCTAAGCCTTATTCAACCGAATGAGCCACTTATACTAGGCTTCTCCGAAGCCGTCTTCTAGTCTTCATCTTCTTTTAGTCCCTCCGAAAAAATTGCTTCAGATTAGTAATTGAGGCCTTTCATGAGTCCACACGGGCTACTTAAACGACTAAGCCAGTCGGATTGCAAATCACCACTATGACTTAAGTTaacgtacaaagtttcagctctatagGCGAAAGGCGATCTTTGCAACACTCACAGAAAAATGTCAGCTGATAAAAGCAAACGCTGCCTGCTGATTGTTATagcaaaataattgcaatttcagaACATCAGTCTGACTGCTGAAAATTCTGTTGTTGTCTTCTGCTCAGTTTATGATGAGATTGCCAGGAGGCCAAGTAAAATACTACActcacaaaaattttctaatcaAATTAGTAAAAATGCTCGCTAAAACATctgatttgcaaattttgcccataaacattccactaaggaacataggcaaacttctcacctattaatgagtgcagtccaattcaagtttaagcttaatgataaggagtatcctttttatagccgagtccgaacggagtgccgcagtgcgacacctctttggagagaagttttacatggcatattacctcacaaatgttgccagcattaggagggaaaagccaccgctgaaaatttttctgatggtctcgccaggattcgaacccaggcgtttagcgtcggcctttttatagccgagtcggaacggcgtgccgcagtgcgacacctctttggagagaacttttacatggcatagtacctcacaaatgttgccagcattaggaggaaaaaGCGACCgctcaaattttttctgatggtctcgccaggattcgaacccaggcgtttagcgtcatgcttacctctgctctTCGGTGGCTTCCCTTCACCTGCTTTAGTctgttgaaaatggaaaagctaACATGACTGCTGTTTTGCCAAAAGCAgggttttaagttttttgcctgttagggcgaagatcattacatttgaaattttttgtttttttcctttttgagaAGAGCTGAATGatcagagatttttttttttggaaaaggaaAGTCGAAAGGAAATCGCAATACACTATGGGACGGGTTTCGTAATTTGGATACATGTACTCATTAGGCATATTAGGtttgaaggcttcaagggccgtacgttggtatgttgtacttttaCCCAAAACGCCTTTATGATATCAATACCACACTAACCACGCTCGACACCATGTCTATTAGctatacttttcccaatgcgcgagtttttgtgtaatggcagattttttgtctacacaattacactactcccatggcatacacatgattttgtgcatctattGGAAGTTGTAGTGATGGCTTCAAAAGTCAGACAACGTCAACGGCTCTCGCAGCCGTTCCGCGTGACCAAGTTCGAGAGTCCACCGTCTCATCCTATCGGTTATATGTTTGCAAGATTACCTGTGAAGATTGCAGAAGAACGGGCTtctaagttgttgttgttattgtagccagatttttatgtggaggtggcgatccttgtcaagctcctgtaggtgagcaaggtcGTTTCAGTCGAAAGGATCGACCGCCGCGGGAAccggttggccattggttatttaagggAGCTAATAgctcgccttgccatatcgagcatcataggcactcagtatttgggtAAGAGCCGGCGCTGCCcaacttctcactgagactctctgccCGAAACCGCTAATTGTCcgagactgccgttgcagctaatgcgcatggagcatttcactatccgcaacctgtggacgctcgcagcttagcttctctgacagcaatgaaaaccacacagatcggacctcaatggttcagcctgtgtggtgctcacagctatcctggCCCGGACTCCGACTCGGACGCAAACTCAGACTCAAACTTAGCAAGCCCTCAATCGTCCCATCCCACATTGAGATATCTTCTAGAGAAATAATCATGAAGGATTCTTATGCGCGCCGCTATTAAGGTCTATCGCAGTGCCCGATTATGATGCATGTTATAGTACTCAGCGAACTCATGTGAAAAGCAAGCAGCTCATCTGTTATTTTCCAGTTAACCGTAGGCCAGAGAGCCCTGGAAATCATGACTTCCCCAATGGCCATTCCTTCATGCAGTAGCTCGAAAAATTACATGTATGGTAGTCGGGTGAACAGTTCACTCGCAGAAGAAATGCTCCCCCAAACATATAATTATCGTATTTTTGCTCCTGCAGACTCGAACACAATCTAATCAAGTCCTCAATCGTCCCATCtacattgaaatattttctagAGTAATAATCATGAGGGATTCTTTGGTGTGCCGCTATAGAGGTCTATCGCACAGTGCCCGACTATGACAACGGTTATAGAACTCAGGGAACTCATGTGAAAAGCAAGCAGCTCTTCCGTCATTTTCCAGTCAACGGGATTCCCAGCATTCACCATGCAAATACAACCACTAGataccttgttgttgttgttgtagctgtttgTTGTGTTCcgtctttcgtctgcttgattctgttgagtgtccggatccaggaactctacgactaagatggggtgcgtcaaACCCGatgtgggtctgagtcgagtgggtttgGCTGAGCAGTTCAACAGGTGACGTGtaatccctggttacaatcgggacttTCATCTTGCAtttcggcatcaatccttgatgTGTAGGAGTTGAGGGGGCTGCATCTGCCGCAACGTAATTGAGcctgaactactctggtttgccggggaaggtcaaTTTTTTTCAGGTGCaacgggaggcggtcgttctccaaggaccatatACAACCTGTAGTTATTTACCGCAACTGCTATCGGtactgcatgaatgttgtctagacccgctctTCTCTATTATAtagctgaacctcacgctctagatatAGGTAGATCATGTAGGTCTACCTTCAGGCTTCTGGATGGTAGGAGCTTCCATAAGATAATGACTTGGATGGTttttgcgataacagcccaaaactATTGGGCTGTTTTTTGTGTTATATCATTTTCCAGGATCCACTATGCCAATACAAGCACTAGatatcttgttgttgttgttgtagctgtttgttgtgttctatctttcgtctgcttgattctgttgaatgtcCAGActttgcgactaagatgggataCGTCAAGAGGAATCTGGGTCTGGCTTGGCAGTTGAACatgtgacgtgtgtcgtgtagtccctggtcacaatcgggacatatatcttgtacgtcggcatcaatcattACTCTGTAGAAggtgaggcggctgcatctgccgcaacgtaattgagccagaactactctggtttgccggggaaggtcaatttcttcaggagcaacgggaggcggtcgttctccaagaatCAAATTccccggtagctattcatcgCCTCTTGGACCGTGTCTGCATGCATGTTGTCTAGGCCCGCTTGATCTCgaggttctctcttatagcgGTGGACCTTATGTTCtaaatcatgtagatctactttaaggcttctgggccgTGGATACGTATCCcctagatgatgatttggatggtctctccGATAACaccccagaaggtattgcttggacagcatgtagttatgtctttgcacGGGTAGGACTCTTGTCTCGTGATGAAGGtagtccacgtgagaactgagggcACAGTCTGTCGCAGTTCAAAGagtggcattctgacagatcccAATATTGTTCCATTGCGTCTCACATAGccgacgagaccacactggcgctgcgcaactaaccacagaccggccaattgctttgtacatggTCAACCATGTTTCTTtctcagcaccccaagtgctgccggcaagtgacctGAGGacattgtttctacttttgacctttCGCAAATTGCAGttgcatgtggggagaatgtctAACTGCTGTCAAAAGTGACACCAAATATTTTGGGCCACTTCATGGTGGGGGAATCGTTACTCCATCGCCTATCACCTTGAGCTCCTTACCCACCTTATGCgtatgtagtgaacagtgtgactgaagatttggtggctgaTGTCTTCAAATTTCTTACACCGAAATAAGCGGCAAAATCGTTGTGGTAgatgtttaacctatcgcaatTGTCAACAATGAGTGAGGCCCTGATGTCATGATCATATAATCCCTCCATATATGAAAAGATCTAGAGGGGGTGCAATAGAGTAtagatagaggttaaacagtgcctgAGATATCACTTCGCGTTGGGGAATTCCGTTGTGTTAgatgtttaacctatcgcagatgtcaacaattggTGGGGCCCTGATGTCATGATCATATAATCCGTCCTATATGAAAAGATCTAGAGGAGATGCAATAGAGTatgggtagaggttaaacagtgcctgAGATATCACTTCGCGTTGGGGAATTCCCTATTTTACTCTACGGGGTTTCGACTTGTTATCTCTAATTTCCACAAACGACTAGCGACCAGACCCagacccagcgtttcaagcctgACAGgggggacgtgttggcgatgtcctcaaatagtttgtcatgattgaccgtgtcgaatgcctttgatAGGTCCTGTGCCTTGAGAACCGTCCTACCACATCGCTTGGGCTGATTGCTAGCGGGAAAAAGTGGCGACTTCGAGGCCTGATATCATTCCTTGTTTTGCATCCATGTTTACATCTTTTTAAAATTGAGGGACTTTCTTAGGTTATTACTTGCCTTTCACGGTAAATAGATGGACACAATTACTGCTTAAAACATCAAAAGTCCAATGGACACTCACATATGGGGTTCATATGGGGTACTTCAGAACGCTTACAAAAAAGACAGTTTGCGTCTTTAAAAGTCTGTATGCGTCTTTAAAGTCTGTTGTCAAACGCAATGTAGTCCTGTTGGAAGCTTCATTTAGAAGATGCGATAAATTGCACTGTCAACCGGTAGCTATTTATCACATCTGCTAcggtgtctgcatgaatgttgcctagacccgcttgatatgccgctcgATCTAGAGGTTCCCTTTTGTAGTGCTGAACCTCATGGTCTAGATGTAGGTAGATTTACATGATTTGGGCTTCTGGGCGGCGGATACCCatccacaagataatgatttggatgctgtctgcaataacagcccaaaagttaTTGCTTTGAgagcatgtattgggttgcccaaaaagtaattgtcggtaataaattagtaatatagtcggcgttaacaaattttttcaacggcttgtgactctgtaattgcattatttcttctgtcagttatcagctcttactattagcttgctttagaaaaaaagtgcgcgaaattttgtttacatttgtttgtttggggtcaattttaatatgggtaccacatgcattgaaagaaattcatttaacaaaccgaatcaacgcttgtgatatgcaccttaaacgcaatgaattcgatccgtttttaaaacgaatcataactggagatgaaaaatggattgtttacaacaacgttaatcgaaaacgatcatggtccaagcatggcgaaccagctcaaaccacttcaaaggctgatatccaccaaaagaaggttatgctgtctgtttggtgggattggaagggtgtggtatattttgagctgcttccaaggaaccaaacgattaattcggatgtttactgtcaacaattggacaaattgaatacagccatcaaggagaagcgaccagaattggtcaatcgtaaaggtgtcatattccacagggacaacgctagaccgcacacatctttggtcactcgctaaaaactgagtgagcttggctgggaacttttgatgcatccaccatatagccctgaccttgcaccatcagactaccatttatttcgatctttgcagaactccttaaatggtaaaactttcggcaatgatgaggttataaaatcgcacttggttcagttttttgcagataaaggccagaagttctatgagcgtggaatactaaatttgccaggaagatggcaaaaggttatcgaacaaaatggcaattatatatttgattaaagttcattctaagttttactaaaaaatgcatttactttcttttaaaaaatccgcaattacttttcaggcaacccaatagttatgtcTTTGTCtcttgatggaggtggtccacatgagaactgaggggaCAGCCCGTTGCAGGGCGGCTTTCTGACTGATCGAAGGGCGGATTTCTGATTgctctgaatattattccactgcgcgTCACAGAGCTgatgagaccacactggcgctgcatatcTCCTTCAGCCAGGCTATCACCGCTTGTAACTTAACTGGGAATACATTATCTGGGCCTCGTGTATTAAATGGGCCGAAACTTTAAATCGCCCTAAATATACTCAGCCGCAACTTCCTTTACGTTACTCGATGAAAGAATATCATAATTAAGTCGACTTTTAAGCACGTCCTGGatgtaattcctatccgaatgtaAAAAAATGGGTTGAACTCCAATAATTCCTTTTTACTGCGAATTATAGGAAAATTGTCCCGAAAACTGATCTACGAAGGACCGTGCATAAGATTTTGCTCCGCCAAACTTAAGGTTTAGTTTAAACATTCTAAAGCATGCTTTAAAGTAaatgttttaataaaactaatttCCAATTAGAGTTAAAGTTCTAGAAAAAGTTAACTACGAACTAATGATAAACTATAACTAATATTTCAAGCGTTGAATAATTTATGGCAGCGTTTATATatatgattattttttttggggaaaatggTTGTTAGAAAAAGCTCCAAAAACGTTGGCTTAATGATTTAATATTAATCTTTTCCGATAATTGAATATTCTTAGCATTAACTAtctaaaatagcaaaaatgtcaTCCCATAATCATTCCAAAATTAATGCAAAACGTTTGTTAATGAATTCTAGTGGTAAAAtaaagaagagagagagagagagagacgaaaaaaaaggaaggatggaaaaaaaataataataaatttaacGCCCACCTATGCCAGGACTTGGCCCCGGACTGGGAGAACCAACAAGCGGCGAATGTGAATGAGGATAACCATTAGACATCTCCAACATAGAACCGGATGGATATACTATTGATGGGTAAGTAATATTGTTgtagttgtgg
The genomic region above belongs to Stomoxys calcitrans chromosome 5, idStoCalc2.1, whole genome shotgun sequence and contains:
- the LOC106080789 gene encoding myocyte-specific enhancer factor 2 isoform X1; the encoded protein is MGRKKIQISRITDERNRQVTFNKRKFGVMKKAYELSVLCDCEIALIIFSSSNKLYQYASTDMDKVLLKYTEYNEPHESLTNKNIIEILSSPFQKENKNGVMSPDSPEQEADYSLTPRTEAKYNKIDEDFQLLMHRTQMAGGAGSGRNMSNANYTLPVSVPVPGAYGDSMLQTSPQMSHTNISPRPSSSETDSGGMSLIIYPSGSMLEMSNGYPHSHSPLVGSPSPGPSPGIAHQLSHKQHSPGSQNGRASNLRVVIPAPTIAQNMSTADELAYTDRHNQTTLNTPVMTLQTPIPALQGYPFVPQDFSMSTSDVMSLPTWSTHQGLVHQTGLSHLSVSNSTPPPATSPVSIKVKSEPQSPPRDLSGGHQHSNGSNLGSSNSTSGGGGGASSGGNGGSTSHSSLNANNLNNSLSLNAGGLSVSSAVGVIAGSSPGGAGGGGVLSGGASNSSSTSNGSANDQATNLSVLNHSQQHLVMAGSRPSSTGHLTPTPGIDKYEGYPYRSQLGPNSRIWNFGTVTPSNIPSPDMRMNEMHKQQQHQQQQQQQQHQQHQQQQQQQQQQHLSDYEGGPNQAHKRPRISGGWTT
- the LOC106080789 gene encoding myocyte-specific enhancer factor 2 isoform X9, with product MGRKKIQISRITDERNRQVTFNKRKFGVMKKAYELSVLCDCEIALIIFSSSNKLYQYASTDMDKVLLKYTEYNEPHESLTNKNIIEILSSPFQKENKNGVMSPDSPEQEADYSLTPRTEAKYNKIDEDFQLLMHRTQMAGGAGSGRNMSNANYTLPVSVPVPGAYGDSMLQTSPQMSHTNISPRPSSSETDSAHQLSHKQHSPGSQNGRASNLRVVIPAPTIAQNMSTADELAYTDRHNQTTLNTPVMTLQTPIPALQGYPFVPQDFSMSTSDVMSLPTWSTHQGLVHQTGLSHLSVSNSTPPPATSPVSIKVKSEPQSPPRDLSGGHQHSNGSNLGSSNSTSGGGGGASSGGNGGSTSHSSLNANNLNNSLSLNAGGLSVSSAVGVIAGSSPGGAGGGGVLSGGASNSSSTSNGSANDQATNLSVLNHSQQHLVMAGSRPSSTGHLTPTPGIDKYEGYPYRSQLGPNSRIWNFGTVTPSNIPSPDMRMNEMHKQQQHQQQQQQQQHQQHQQQQQQQQQQHLSDYEGGPNQAHKRPRISGGWTT
- the LOC106080789 gene encoding myocyte-specific enhancer factor 2 isoform X8, encoding MGRKKIQISRITDERNRQVTFNKRKFGVMKKAYELSVLCDCEIALIIFSSSNKLYQYASTDMDKVLLKYTEYNEPHESLTNKNIIEILSSPFQKENKNGVMSPDSPEQEADYSLTPRTEAKYNKIDEDFQLLMHRTQMAGGAGSGRNMSNANYTLPVSVPVPGAYGDSMLQTSPQMSHTNISPRPSSSETDSGGMSLITHQLSHKQHSPGSQNGRASNLRVVIPAPTIAQNMSTADELAYTDRHNQTTLNTPVMTLQTPIPALQGYPFVPQDFSMSTSDVMSLPTWSTHQGLVHQTGLSHLSVSNSTPPPATSPVSIKVKSEPQSPPRDLSGGHQHSNGSNLGSSNSTSGGGGGASSGGNGGSTSHSSLNANNLNNSLSLNAGGLSVSSAVGVIAGSSPGGAGGGGVLSGGASNSSSTSNGSANDQATNLSVLNHSQQHLVMAGSRPSSTGHLTPTPGIDKYEGYPYRSQLGPNSRIWNFGTVTPSNIPSPDMRMNEMHKQQQHQQQQQQQQHQQHQQQQQQQQQQHLSDYEGGPNQAHKRPRISGGWTT
- the LOC106080789 gene encoding myocyte-specific enhancer factor 2 isoform X10; this encodes MGRKKIQISRITDERNRQVTFNKRKFGVMKKAYELSVLCDCEIALIIFSSSNKLYQYASTDMDKVLLKYTEYNEPHESLTNKNIIEKENKNGVMSPDSPEQEADYSLTPRTEAKYNKIDEDFQLLMHRTQMAGGAGSGRNMSNANYTLPVSVPVPGAYGDSMLQTSPQMSHTNISPRPSSSETDSGGMSLITHQLSHKQHSPGSQNGRASNLRVVIPAPTIAQNMSTADELAYTDRHNQTTLNTPVMTLQTPIPALQGYPFVPQDFSMSTSDVMSLPTWSTHQGLVHQTGLSHLSVSNSTPPPATSPVSIKVKSEPQSPPRDLSGGHQHSNGSNLGSSNSTSGGGGGASSGGNGGSTSHSSLNANNLNNSLSLNAGGLSVSSAVGVIAGSSPGGAGGGGVLSGGASNSSSTSNGSANDQATNLSVLNHSQQHLVMAGSRPSSTGHLTPTPGIDKYEGYPYRSQLGPNSRIWNFGTVTPSNIPSPDMRMNEMHKQQQHQQQQQQQQHQQHQQQQQQQQQQHLSDYEGGPNQAHKRPRISGGWTT
- the LOC106080789 gene encoding myocyte-specific enhancer factor 2 isoform X3 encodes the protein MGRKKIQISRITDERNRQVTFNKRKFGVMKKAYELSVLCDCEIALIIFSSSNKLYQYASTDMDKVLLKYTEYNEPHESLTNKNIIEKENKNGVMSPDSPEQEADYSLTPRTEAKYNKIDEDFQLLMHRTQMAGGAGSGRNMSNANYTLPVSVPVPGAYGDSMLQTSPQMSHTNISPRPSSSETDSGGMSLIIYPSGSMLEMSNGYPHSHSPLVGSPSPGPSPGIAHQLSHKQHSPGSQNGRASNLRVVIPAPTIAQNMSTADELAYTDRHNQTTLNTPVMTLQTPIPALQGYPFVPQDFSMSTSDVMSLPTWSTHQGLVHQTGLSHLSVSNSTPPPATSPVSIKVKSEPQSPPRDLSGGHQHSNGSNLGSSNSTSGGGGGASSGGNGGSTSHSSLNANNLNNSLSLNAGGLSVSSAVGVIAGSSPGGAGGGGVLSGGASNSSSTSNGSANDQATNLSVLNHSQQHLVMAGSRPSSTGHLTPTPGIDKYEGYPYRSQLGPNSRIWNFGTVTPSNIPSPDMRMNEMHKQQQHQQQQQQQQHQQHQQQQQQQQQQHLSDYEGGPNQAHKRPRISGGWTT
- the LOC106080789 gene encoding myocyte-specific enhancer factor 2 isoform X11 → MGRKKIQISRITDERNRQVTFNKRKFGVMKKAYELSVLCDCEIALIIFSSSNKLYQYASTDMDKVLLKYTEYNEPHESLTNKNIIEKENKNGVMSPDSPEQEADYSLTPRTEAKYNKIDEDFQLLMHRTQMAGGAGSGRNMSNANYTLPVSVPVPGAYGDSMLQTSPQMSHTNISPRPSSSETDSAHQLSHKQHSPGSQNGRASNLRVVIPAPTIAQNMSTADELAYTDRHNQTTLNTPVMTLQTPIPALQGYPFVPQDFSMSTSDVMSLPTWSTHQGLVHQTGLSHLSVSNSTPPPATSPVSIKVKSEPQSPPRDLSGGHQHSNGSNLGSSNSTSGGGGGASSGGNGGSTSHSSLNANNLNNSLSLNAGGLSVSSAVGVIAGSSPGGAGGGGVLSGGASNSSSTSNGSANDQATNLSVLNHSQQHLVMAGSRPSSTGHLTPTPGIDKYEGYPYRSQLGPNSRIWNFGTVTPSNIPSPDMRMNEMHKQQQHQQQQQQQQHQQHQQQQQQQQQQHLSDYEGGPNQAHKRPRISGGWTT
- the LOC106080789 gene encoding myocyte-specific enhancer factor 2 isoform X2, whose translation is MGRKKIQISRITDERNRQVTFNKRKFGVMKKAYELSVLCDCEIALIIFSSSNKLYQYASTDMDKVLLKYTEYNEPHESLTNKNIIEILSSPFQKENKNGVMSPDSPEQEADYSLTPRTEAKYNKIDEDFQLLMHRTQMAGGAGSGRNMSNANYTLPVSVPVPGAYGDSMLQTSPQMSHTNISPRPSSSETDSVYPSGSMLEMSNGYPHSHSPLVGSPSPGPSPGIAHQLSHKQHSPGSQNGRASNLRVVIPAPTIAQNMSTADELAYTDRHNQTTLNTPVMTLQTPIPALQGYPFVPQDFSMSTSDVMSLPTWSTHQGLVHQTGLSHLSVSNSTPPPATSPVSIKVKSEPQSPPRDLSGGHQHSNGSNLGSSNSTSGGGGGASSGGNGGSTSHSSLNANNLNNSLSLNAGGLSVSSAVGVIAGSSPGGAGGGGVLSGGASNSSSTSNGSANDQATNLSVLNHSQQHLVMAGSRPSSTGHLTPTPGIDKYEGYPYRSQLGPNSRIWNFGTVTPSNIPSPDMRMNEMHKQQQHQQQQQQQQHQQHQQQQQQQQQQHLSDYEGGPNQAHKRPRISGGWTT